GCCCATATTTACTCTTTTTTCTTCTTTTTCGGTTTTGGCTAGCCTCAGGTAGCCTCCCATTGTGATTTTATAATATAAATGAGAGGGAATTGTGATTTCGTATTCACTGTAAATTTTTGGAATATCACCCTGAAAATACCAGGTTCTGGGATTATTGATGGTGTTTAATGGCGTTACTTTGCGGTATTTATATTCTATGATACAGCCTTCTTTTACATTAGGGAAAGTTGCTTTTTTTCGAAACCATTTGTCGCCCCTTTTTTCTTCGAAAATATCTTTTTTGGTTAATGACGTCTTTTTTATCAAGCCATTTTCCATCCAAAAAGTATTTCCTTCAAAATCTGTTATTCTTTCCGATTCGGTAAAAGTATTTTGATAATAACTGATCTGGACTACGCCCAAATCATAAGCCGAACTTTTTAGAATATGCTTTCTGACAAAAACTTCGGTTTCATAAACCAGACCCAGGTTATCATCATAAGAAAATCTGGTTTCGCCTTTTTCATAAAGCGTCACGGCCTTAGCTGAAGTATCAATGGCATAGCTTTTAACTTTTAAATCTGTCAGGCTAACCTTGCCAAATTCGACTTTTAAGGGAGTAAATTGTGCAAATGCGAACATAGTATAGATACTCATCGCAAAAGTGAGGAACAGGGATTTCATTGGTGTATAAATTTTGTTTTGAAAAATTGTGGAGTTTCAATGTTTTGGGATTGAACTTCAAACCAAAATTAACAAGAATTGTACCATTTGTGTGAAAAGGAATGTTCAAAATTTTGAAAAATCAGGAATTTTTAAAAGAGAAAATAAAAAAATAACCATTCAAATTTTTAGAATGAATGGTTATTCAAATATTTAGAAATTGATATTTTAGTTTAAATATTTAACGCTCAAAAATATTTCCCAGACCGCCAATTATACTTCCGCCTTCTTTGGTGGCATTTCCGCCATAAGGAGTAAGCCTTTGGATAAGTTTTGAAATCGGCATGGATTGAATCCAGACTTTACCTGTACCGCTCAAAGTAGCCAAAAACATACCTTCTCCACCAAAAATCATGGAGCGGAGGCCACCGGCACTCTGGATATCAAAATTAAGTTGAGGCTCAAAGGCAACAATACAACCTGTATCGATTCTGAGGGTTTCGTTTTGCAGTGTTTTCTCCATCACAACACCTCCGGAATGAATAAATGCAAGACCATCACCCGTGATTCTTTCCAAAATAAACCCTTCACCACCAAAAAGCCCGGCTCCGAATCGCTTGTTGAAGTGAATCGAAATGCTGGTGCCCATGGCCGCACACAGGAAAGCATCTTTTTGGACAATCAACGTGTTCTGGAATATCTCACCCAGATTCACCGCCTTTATGGTGCCGGGATATGGTGCAGCAAATGCCACTTTCTTTTTGCCGTTTCCACGGTTGGTAAAGTGGGTCATAAAAAGCGATTCACCCATCAAGACCCGTGAACCGGCTTGTAATAATTTTCCCAGAAAACCTTGATTGGGTTGTGAACCGTCGCCCATCACAGTGTCAAAGGTGATGCCGTCTTCCATATATAACATTGAACCAGCCTCGGCAACCACAGTTTCTGCCGGATCTAGCTCAATCTCTACGACCTGGATGTCTTCACCCAAAATCTTATAGTCTATTTCATGACTTTTCATCGTCTTTCAAATGTTTAAGTTTTTTATCTTCTACTTTTTGATTTAAAAAATCATTGATTTTTTCGATGTTGTACGACATCTGGATCTCTCCAAAAGAATTAACCGTAACATCAAATCCCTGGAGGTCTTTGTGTACTTTAGGCAATTCCACTTTTTCTTTTTTCTTTTTATTCATTCCGGTAATGATTGAATTAAGTACAAATCTACAAAGCAAAATCGTGAAAAAATCATTTTGTTGGGTTACGGATTTTTTGTCTGTCAAACGGAAAAAAAACGATTTGAAAATACTTTGGAACAAATGATTTTAATAATTAATAAAAAATCTTAATATTGTAACATTACTATTCAAACCAAATAAAATGAAAGATAATAAGCAAAATAATGGTCGGAGGGAGTTTTTGAAAACCGGGCTTTTAGCGGCTGGTTCGTTTTTTATTGTGCCCAGGCACGTGTTAGGGAAAGGGTTTTTAGCACCAAGCGATAAACTTAACCTGGCATCAATAGGAGCAGGTGGAAAAGGCTGGTCCGACATCAATAATGCTTTTAACAATGGTGCCAACAATGTGGTTGCCCTATGTGATGTGGACTTTAACCAGGCCAAAAGAGCTGTGGAGAAATGGCCCAATGCAAAGAAATTTACAGATTTCAGAGTTATGTTTGAGCAGATGAAAGGGCAGATTGACGGCGTTACGATATCAGCACCTGACCATATACATGGAGTAGCAGCCATGACTGCCATGCAAAATGGCGTGCATGTGTATGTGCAAAAACCTCTGACTCACAATATTTATGAAGCCAGAATGCTCACCGAGGCTGCCCGGAAATACAAAATAGTAAGCCAGATGGGTAACCAAGGAGCCTCTAACCCTGGTCAACAACAGATGATTGAGTGGTTTAAGAAAGGAATGATCGGAACTGTAGATACTGTGTATGTATGGACCAACCGCCCGGTGTGGCCACAAGGAATACCTGTTCCTAAAGATAAGCCTGCTCTTCCGGAAAGCATGAGTGCCGAAAACTGGGATGTGTTTATAGGGCCTGCTCAATACGTTGATTATCACCCGCTTTATCATCCGTTTAAGTGGAGAGGTTGGTGGAACTTTGGTACCGGAGCACTGGGCGATATGGGCTGCCACCTGATTGATCCGCCTTTCAGAGTGCTGGAACTCGGCTACCCAACTGAGGTAGAATGTAGCGTAGGGCAGGTGTTTACCAAAGACTGGACACCAGAGTATATACCTGAGGGTTGTCCGCCATCGTCACATGTGCAGCTCAAATTCCCTGCAAGCAAAAAGAATAAAAAAGACATCAAAATGATTTGGACTGATGGAGGTATAAGACCGTTCCATCCCGATTTGATTCCTGCCAATGATTCAATTGGTGAAAATGGCAGTGGCAACGGTGTGATGATGATGGGCTCAAAAGGTATTATGACTTGCGGAACCTATGGTTTGACTCCGAAAGTTTATAAAAACAACGGTGAGGTAATTGAAATGCCAAAAGACTATGCCACTAAAAATCCTTATGAAAAACTACCGGAATATGGGCATCAGGTAGCCTGGTGCGATGCAGTGAAAGAGGGTTTTGGTGGGAAAATCCATCAGGAACTGACTTCTTCACTGGATTATTCAGGTCCATTGACCGAAACTGTTCTGATGGGTAATCTGGCAATCAGGAGTTATGCTTTAGGTAAAAAACGCACCAATGGTGGCCTTGATTTTGATGGTCGTAAAAAGCTTCTTTGGGATGGTGGTAACATGAAAATCACCAATTATGACGACGCCAACCAGTTTGTGGGCCGTGAGTACCGCGAAGGCTGGAAATTGATTTGATAATTATTTTCTGTATTGTGTTTAAGAAAGCCTTCCGAAAGGGGGGCTTTTTTGGTGTATGAATTGAGTAATTTGGGATTAAAAAGTGACAAAAAAATAGATAAATATTACTTACAATCAAAACTCCATCTTAAAATATTTTATCCCTTTCTCAATCATTTCTTTGAGAACGTTTTCATCAATGTCTGCTAGTTTTTTGATGTAAAAACAACCTTTGGCGGCTTTGTGCTTGCCGAGACGGGAAAGCAATTCCTGTTTTTCGGTTTTGTCGAAATATAAGTAGAGTGAAAAGGCGTCTTTGCGTGGTGAAAAACCTATTTTGCACATATCGCCTTCATGGCCTGAGGCATATTTATAATGATAATTTCCGAAGCCTATTATACTGGGTCCCCACATTTTAGGTTCCTCGCCGCTGGCTTCCTGCATTATATCAATGAGCCGCATGGAGTCGTTGTATTTGGTTTCATTTTCAGGTCTTTCCAGAAACTCAAGCACTGAAGTGTCCGTAACTTTGGTTTTTAGCTCATATTTAGCCATGATTTTTTATTTTTTCTAAGGTTTCACAATCAGGGTCATGAGCCCCGAGCAAATATCCGGTACTCATAAGGAATTCGTTTACGATCTCTCCTCCGGTAAATTTAAAAGTTTTTTTGAAAATCTTCACCCATTCTTCTTTAGTTTTTGGGTGGTGGTGCTCTATCCAGTTTTTAAAGCTGCCATGTTCGTTCTGAAGTTTCAGGATTACGCCGGCATTATGGATGGCGGCATTGATTTTAAGTCGGTTACGGATAATTTCTGGATTTTGGAGCAAATCGTAAAAGCTATTTTCGTCAAATTCTGCCACTTTTTTTATTTGATAATTGGCATAGGCTTTTCTGAAACCCTCTTGTTTTTTCAGGATGATGTCCCATGATAGCCCCGCCTGGTTGATTTCCAGAATCAGCCGACCAAAAAGCTCATTATCGTCATCAATTGGGAAACCATATTGGGTGTCGTGATATATTTTGTGGTGATTGCCTTCAGGGAGGGTTTTACAGTAAGTGCAATAGGACATGCTATTTTAGATTTTTATTTTCATCAAAAATAAAAATTAATTTTAACTCTGGATTGTTATTAATTCAGATTGATAAATAACATAGCAAAATGATAAATAATTTTTCGTTTCAGAATCCTGTTAAAATTGTTTTTGGGAAGGGGTCGATAGCACAATTACCCAAGTTGATTGATAAAAAATATAAAATTATGCTCACTTATGGTGGGGGCAGCATATTTAAAAATGGCGTATATGAGCAAGTGAAAAAAGGTTTGGAAGGCTATAATATTGTGGAATTTGGAGGAATAGAACCCAATCCAACTTATGAAACGCTGATGAAGGCAGTGGAAATGGGTAGATCTGAAAATGTTGATTTTTTGCTACCTGTTGGCGGAGGCTCAGTGCTGGACGGTACAAAATTTATTGCTGCCGCTATACCTTATCAGGGAAAAGACGAATGGAATGATATAGTGCTCGGAGCCAAAAGATACACCGGGGCATTGCCGATTGGAGCTGTGCTCACATTACCTGCAACAGGCTCAGAAATGAACTATTATGCAGTAATATCGAGAACCGAAACTCAGGAAAAATACGGTATGGGTAGTCCGGTGTTATATCCAAAATTCTCGATTCTTGACCCCGAAACAACTTTTTCTTTACCAAAAACCCAAATCGCCAATGGCTTAGCTGATGCTTTTGTGCATGTAATGGAGCAATATCTGACTTTTGACCAAAATACCCCAATCCAGGATAGATTTGCTGAAGGAGTACTGAGCACTTTGATAGAAGTGGCTCCAAAAGTGTTGAAAGAAAAACCTGAATACGAAGACATGGCCAATTACATGTGGGCAGCCACTGTGGCATTAAACGGCTGGATATCAGTTGGCGTAGCACAGGACTGGGCTACGCACGCCATCGGGCATGAGATTACGGCACTTCATGGTATCGATCATGCCCGCACACTTGCGGTGGTTTTACCCCATTTGATGGAGTACAAAAAAGAGCAAAAACTTAGCAAATTGGTTCAATATGGTAAACGGGTATGGGATATCAATGCCGATGCTGATCAAACTGCCAATCTGGCCATTGAGAAAACAGCAGCCTTTTTTGAGTCTTTAGGAATACCTTCAAAAGCCTCTGCTTACGGCATTGGAGAGGAAACCATTGCTGAAATTGAAAAACGTTTTGCCGAGAGAAATCAGAAAATAGGAGAACATGCCGATATTACTTCGACAGATATCAGGAAAATTTTGGAATTGAGTATTGGTTGACTATTTCTTAATTTCCAGCTCTGTAATCACATTTTGGCTTCTTTCTTCATAAAACGCCGTCAGGATTTTATTGTTTTTTGCTACCATTTCCGGTGTTATGAAATATTCGAATTCAACCGCATTTCCTTCAGATGAGGTTATTGTAATTTTTCCGGGTAAATCACCTTCGGTAGTTTGATCTGCACCGGTGAGTTTGCCAGTGATTTTTTTGGTTTCTGGAGTAAGCAATACTTCGTTTTCATGGAATATGGTATTGTTTTTTTCTCTTAGATCAAGTAAAGCTTTGGACACGTTAACAATAAATGTAAAATCTATTTTTTTGCCAATTGACTCATTGAGCTTTTTTGGATTCAGGCCTTCGATTTCTTCCATGTTTAAAGAATAAACCTCGGTGGTATTTAACTCAGGAAATTCAATTTCTAAAGTAAAAAACGGATAACCACTGTCTTGAACAATTCTCAAAACGCCGGATTCATGTACGGGTTCACCATTTGGAAATGAATCTGCTTCAAGATTTGAAGGATATTTTGTTGTGTCAGCAACAGTAGATGCATCAGCAGATTCCTGACTTTGTGAAGAGCTGGTAGCACATGCCATAGAGCCTAATAATAAGACTACAACGTAAATTATTGTTTTCATGCTTTTTAGAGGTTTAAATTTTTTGGTTTTCAAAGTTTCTTAAGTAATTCCCAATCTTTTATTTGGCTAAGATATAAATAATTGAGCAAAAGGCCATTTGTATTGTTTAATTTTCTGTGAGCTTCTAAAAATGGCAAAACTACGGTTGTAATTCTTTCAAATTCGTAGTCTGTTCCCATGTTTTGATGATTCAGAGCGTCTATTTTTTCCTTTGATAATAAGAGTTCACAATAGAAAAAATACATACATTCGTCACTGGTTCCGGTACTTGGAAAAAGCCTTCTGTTGTTTTCCAATGGCTGCAATTGATCTGCGGTAATTTCTATTCCAGTCTCCTCTTTTACTTCCTGAAGGGCAATTTGGGCAGGAGTAACTGTGCCATCGACCATTCCGGCAGGATGTTCATAGGTGTAGCCTCCATCTGCAATTCTCCTTTGTTTTACCAAAATCAGATATTTCTCCAATGTATTTTCATCAATAAGGCAAATTAAAATACTCACTACTTCGCCTTTTAGGAAACATACCGGAGGGATTTTGTCGCCTTCAGGGGTTTCGGCGTCGAGCATGAGCAACGAAAACAACACTTCGCCATTGTAGCGATATCGGGTGAATTTCTCCTCTATGTTATTAATTTTCAATCCATTTTTCTCAAGATTACTTTTCCAAAGTTTGAATTTATGGGCGTTTTCGAGGGTTTCTTTCATTACTATATTTTATACTTTTTTCTTAATCTTAGGATGTGAGCATTTCGGTTCTGACCGGTTTTAAAATTACCGGTCTGCCCTTCGGTGCTGACCGGTTTTAAGGTCTGGCTTTTGGTTTGGAGCGATAGATAGCTTTTAGTTTGGTAATTATTTCCTGCAATCCATTGGATTTAATTTCATAAACGGTGGCCAGCTGCTGTCCCAATCTGCCTGGTGGAAAACCGCCTTTTCTCATAAACCATTCCAGATAACTTACCGGAAGGTCTGAAAGAGTGGTGCCTTTATATTTTCCAAAAGGCATGTCTTCAGTCACGATTTCAATTAATATTTTTTTATCAAACATATATACTTGTTCAAAAATGTAAATTTAACAATCAATGTTTAGATTTGTTTTTTGAAATATTTACTTCAATGGATCGCCTTCTAAAAAATACCAGAATTCAATTTGGCTTAAAATTACAAGAGATTTCCCTAACTACGGGAATAGATAAGGCTCTTTTGTCAAAATTTGAAAATGGCTCCCGAATTCCACCCGAAAAAGCCCTTTTTTCCCTTTCCAATGCATATAGGATTCCTGAAAAAAAATTAAGAGAAGAATTTGTTATTGCTAAAATTATTGAATTGGTTAAAGGTTTTGATAACCCACAATCAGTTCTGGAGAAAGGTCTGGATAGACTGAATGAAATGGACAAGGAAATACTTGGAATTTTTGCTCAGGTAGAGGAAAAATTAGGAAGTAAGATATTAAGAGTCGAAAAAAATCTAAAGAAATGGCTCCGACTAAGTTCAAAAGACAAAGATTTCACGGAAGAATTAAGAAAGAAACTTGTGCTGGAATATATTCAGGAGTCTTGTTTTTGGTTTAAAATTAACGTTACCAATGAGCAGGTTGTAGAGTTTTTGAACACAAGAAATCTAGAAGCCGGATTAAATTTTACACAGTATTTGACGCTGGTAAATCTGAAAGAGGTTTTGAATGATATTACTGAGGGAAGAATGGAAGATGAAGAATTTGGGATAATTTTTTTGGAAAATATTCATCAGAGACTTTATAATGGCATAAAAGAAGCAAGTCCGGGAAAACTCAGAGAAATGGAAGTGCCGGCCTCCAAACAAAATGTGTTATTCGATGAAATAAGTACTTTACCACCGGAATTTGAAGACATGGACAAGTATTTCAAATTTAATAATCAAAAAAGTCATCCGATTTTATTGGCCATGGAATTGGTGTATAAAATTATGATTTTGAAGCCATTCGAAATTGGAAATGAACGTGTGGCCTTTCTGATTTTTAATTATATTTTGCAAAAGAAAGGTTTTCCATTGGTAGTTTTTGAAGGAAATGCATCAAATCAAGCTAAATTTAGAAACGCAATAAATGCCATGCCATCTGAAATTGGGAAAACGATGCTTTTTGAATGGCTACTATCTCATTTATCTGAAACTTTAAAAGTTCAAACTGCCAATTTGCTGATTAAAGAATGAAAGAGAATTTTGATGTTCTAAATGACTTTAACAGGATCGGACTTTTTGCCAATCAAACCTCCTATGATTTTTCGGAAAATAAATATCTGATTGAGATTTTAGGCGAAAAACTTAGGATAGTATTTGTGCCTGAGCATGGTTTCTTTTCCGAACTACAAGATCAGGTAACATTGGATAATGCTTCTGCGTATAAAATTCTAAATCCCAATGCCGAATATGTTTCAGTTTATGGCAGCAACAAACATTACAGTCTAAGATTTCCGCCTTTTAAATTGCTGGAATTGGAGTGCCTGATTATTGATATTCAGGATATTGGAGTGAGGTATTTTACCTATATCACAAGTGTTTTTTATTTATTTGAAACCCTGAAAATAAACAAAATAGACTTGCCTGTTTTTGTGGTCGACAGGCCAAATCCCAATATTGGAAGGATAGAGGGTACACCCCTCCAGGAAGAATACAAGTCATTTATAGGTGTTGCCGGACTGCCTCATTGTTATGGATTGAGTCTTTTTGATGTCGTAAAATGGCTAAAAGAAAAAGTAAAAAACAAAAATGAGCTTTTCTCTTTACCATTTTTAGAAGATAATTGGATTCAACCTTCTCCCAATATTCCTTCAAAAGAGACTTGCCGGGTTTATCCGGGTATGTGCCTGGTGGAAGGCACCACAATGAGTGAAGGACGGGGAACCACACTTCCATTTCAGATATTTGGTTCGCCAGATTTGCGATTTGAAGATTTGGAAAAAATTAGAAAAAACATCGAAAAAAATTCTGGCCAGATTCCGGAACTTAAAGATAGCTGGGCACTGAGGCCACTGAAATTTATACCAACATTTCATAAACACGCCAAAACCGTTTGCAATGGTTTTCAAATTCATGTAACAAATCCCAATTTTCACTCACTGCTTTTTGGGTTAATATTGTTGAAAGAAATCAGCCGTTTCCTTGAACCCGAAAAACTTTGGCGTAAAGGCCCCTATGAATTTGGTAACGACAAAACTGCTATTGAATTATTGGTGGGGGATAAGGTGTTATTGGAATACCTATTTCAAGAAATAAATACCGAAGACTTGTACGGTTACATGAGGAAAGAAGAGAAGGATTGGAGTGAGAAAAATTGATATACTTCCTAATAAATTATCTAAATTTTTAAACTCTTTGAAAATAGTTTTATAATTAAATGAATGCCATTAAATAGTTTTCTTCAATTAATCGTAAAAATTTGAATGTTTTTTTTATAATTTAATAAAATAGCCTAAAAGTGTTTATTATAGTATTTTTAAAGAATACTTTTAGTGATTAAATGCATTCAAGTTTGGTTAACCAATTGTTGAACCGTGGGGATTTTTGCCTAATTCGTGTTAATCCAATTGCTTCTGATAAAATATCACCATATACTACTTTATTATATCCTCTTATTATTCTCATTAACCTGTGGCTTGGTGATGTAGTACGATTATTGTTTATCATTTCCGGATTATCATAATCGGCAAAAGTTTTTTCAAGTTCAGGCATACCCACAATATCATCTTTAGGAATTTGACTTTTTATGATGTTTATATCATTGAAAAGTAAGCCTTCAAATTCGTGTAATTGCAGATAAGGAATAAAACGATGCCTTAAAGATTCATCTATATCATCTAACATACCCTGCTCTAAAGCTTCCATTCTTTGGTTTAAGTCCACTATGGTATGAGCTTCTTCCCATTGTGGAAATAGGTATTTATCATACATCCCATAATAATCAATAAATGTTGTTACATAAGCATTTGGCTCGGCCTTTAAGTGGGTTTCAATTTGTTCTTTTAATTTACTCCACTTAACTATTCCTCCTCTTGATGCTTTGATTAATGGCGATTGAAGATATATGTTTTTGGAAATAAATGGGACTTGCAGATTTGTTTTTGTAAATGCTTGTTCTGTCGGTCCTTCACAAATCAATATTATTCTTTTCATACGTTTTAACTAAAATTGGGTTGACCTGTTTGAATAATATTTCTTTTCCATAAATCGTCAATGGTGTAGTCGTCTAACCAAATTTTTAACTCACCTGAATTGAGGCGTTGAAAAATACTTTCACCGTTTACTTGGTCAACTGTAATAATATCTTCTGGTTCAAAGTGACTAATTAAGTCAGTAGATTGGGTTGCAATAATTACCTGGCAACCTTTTGCTGCAACTGATTTTATAAGACCTGCCAACTTTGCAATAGCCGTTGGGTGTAAACCCAACTCAGGTTCATCTATGATAATGGTTTCAGGCAGCTGAGGCTGTAGAAAGAGAGTTGATAAAGCAATGAAACGAATAGTACCATCTGACAAATCATTTACACCGTAAATAGTAGAACTGTATTTACTTTGCCAACGTAATTTAAGATTTCCATTTTGCTCAGGTTTAAATATAAAATCTAAAAAGTAAGGAGCAATGCTTTGTATTGTTTTTATTATAAAATTATAAACAACTCTATTTTCAAGGTATATGAAGTAAAGAAATGCTCCTAAGTTGCTACCTTTTTCGTAAAGTACAAATTTATCATTTTCAATATTAGATTCTTTGTTAAAAGGTGAATTTTCGCCTGTATCGTGAAAATGATATTTTGCTAATTGGTTAATATATGTCCTTATATATTTAGCTCTTTGCATGGTTTGAAAACGAAGAGTAGATTCATTATTAAAAGAAGCAATGTCGGCAGGGTTTTTATAATATGGATTTTGATACCACATACCTTCTTTTGTGAAAATAAAACCTGTATCGCCTTTCTTGATTGTGAACGAATAGCCATTTGTGCCTCTGAAATAAAGATGCGTTGAAATCTCTTGGGTTTCTTTGTCTCCTTTGTGTAAAAAAGTATCAATACCTTTTAATGCTACAAACTCTTTAAGGTTGCGATTGTAGATCTGCTTTAAAAAATCAAAGAATGATAAAAAATTACTTTTACCGCTACCGTTTGCACCAATAAGTATATTTATTGGATTCAGCTTTAAGTTAAGTTGCTTTATGGACTTGTATCCATTTATATCTATATTATTCATACTTAATTTTTTCTTTAAGGTCAATTTTTTTTATGATCATACAGACTTTGATTGATTTCTCATAATTCCCTTTTATTATTCTAATCTCTTTATAATTTTATTCTCCAAAAATCATTTTAAAATATTTTCATTTAAATTTTGGGATTATTGCTTATCTTTTTTGAGATTTTAAACCATTCTAAAATGAGTGAATATGAAAAAGGACAATGCAACATGGATAAGAAATTGCAAATTTCCTAAAAACTATCATGTAGTTTGTGTTTTATCAATATTAAACTAGACTCTAAAATTATTAGCAAATATAAAAGGACATTAATGTGAACAAATAATGATAGCCAAAAAAATAATGTAAACTGGTATTAAAAAGCATATTTTTAAAAAAAACACCCTACTTTCCGATACAAAACTTCCCGAAGATATTAGCAAGGAGGTCGTCGGTGGTGATTTGGCCGGTGATTTCACCCAGATGATGCAGAGCCAGACGGATATCCTGTGCCAGAAAATCACCCGTAACACCCATGTCAAGGCCGGTTAGCACTTCTTCGAGGGCTTCTTTAGTTTTTTGAAGATGCTCAAAATGCCTCAAATTACTAATGGTAGTGTCTTGGGCGGCAAAAAGTTTTGAAATGCTAACAATTTTATTTTTCAGTTCTTCAAGCCCAATTTCTTCTTTTGCCGAAATTGAAATTTTTTCTCCTGAAATATCAAAATCATAAGGTTTCTGATTTTCTGTGATATCAATTTTGTTCTTTACCCACAATATTTTACTATTAGTAGGATTGTCTTTTAAAACCTGCTTGATATACTCCAGATCTTCAATATTGTCATAAAGCATAACCACAATTTTGGCAGATTGCAGGGCTTTTTTGGAGCGTTCTATACCGATGGTTTCCACTTTGTCGGTGGTGTGGCGGATACCTGCCGTGTCAATAAACCTGAATTTTTGACCGCCGATATACAATACATCCTCGATTACGTCGCGGGTTGTACCGGCGATTTCGGTTACAATGGCTTTCTCCTCATTGAGCAGGGCATTGAGCAGAGTCGATTTTCCGGCATTGGGTGCTCCGATGATGGCCACCGGGATACCTTCTTTGATGGCATTTCCACTTTCGAAGGAGTCAATCAAAGGATTGATTTGGCCTAAAATTTTGTAAATCAGGGTTTTGAGATCATCCCGGTCTGCAAATTCCACGTCTTCTTCGCCAAAGTCGAGCTCCAACTCAACCAGGCTGGAAAAATGAATCAGTTCTTCTCTCAGAAATGCCAGTTTTTTGGAGAAACCACCTCTCAACTGTTCTATTGCAATTTTGTGGGAAGCCTCAGAGTCAGCAGCAATCAGGTCGGCCACGGCTTCCGCCTGAGCCAAATCAAACTGCCCGTTAAGAAATGCCCGCTGGGTAAATTCTCCCGGACGGGCCATGCGACAGCCATTTTTGATGAGCAGTCTCAGAATATTTTTTACTATGAAATCACTTCCATGGGTGCTGATTTCTATCGAATCTTCTTTTGTAAAAGATTTGGGAGATTTGAAAACACTAACCAAAACTTCATCAATGATGACTTCACCATCTTTGATTAAACCAAAGTGTATAGTATTACCCGCAACTTTTTGTAGGTTTTTACCATGAAAAACCTTGTTGACAATATCAATACAATCTATGCCCGAAACTCGGATGACCGCAATGGCACCGATCCCCTGTGGGGTAGCTAAGGCACAAATACTTTCAAATTGATACAAAATATCCTGTTTTTTTTTGCAAAATTACGAAATTAGTTCTTAGGAATGAGTGAATCTTAAATATCAAAAAAGTACCAGGTTGCGAGTGGCGAGTGCGGGTTGTGAGTTTTGAGTAGTGTGGTATCAGGTTTTTGGAATAAATATCAAGTCATTTGAATAACTATCAGTTATTGAGTGGATACTTCTGTGAAATTCTGTGAATTCTGTGAGATTAATTTTCATTCACAAAAATCTTCCATAAAAGAAATCATAAATCGATCACGATAGATTCTGTGTTAATCGTCAATCGATCCCGATAGCTATCGGGACATAAATCGAATTAATCCGAAAACGCACCATTTTTTCGAATGATATATTATTTTTGGGATACCAAATAATTTACTGAAGCAAAATATG
The sequence above is a segment of the Cytophagaceae bacterium genome. Coding sequences within it:
- a CDS encoding NUDIX hydrolase, which codes for MKETLENAHKFKLWKSNLEKNGLKINNIEEKFTRYRYNGEVLFSLLMLDAETPEGDKIPPVCFLKGEVVSILICLIDENTLEKYLILVKQRRIADGGYTYEHPAGMVDGTVTPAQIALQEVKEETGIEITADQLQPLENNRRLFPSTGTSDECMYFFYCELLLSKEKIDALNHQNMGTDYEFERITTVVLPFLEAHRKLNNTNGLLLNYLYLSQIKDWELLKKL
- a CDS encoding DNA-3-methyladenine glycosylase I, whose product is MSYCTYCKTLPEGNHHKIYHDTQYGFPIDDDNELFGRLILEINQAGLSWDIILKKQEGFRKAYANYQIKKVAEFDENSFYDLLQNPEIIRNRLKINAAIHNAGVILKLQNEHGSFKNWIEHHHPKTKEEWVKIFKKTFKFTGGEIVNEFLMSTGYLLGAHDPDCETLEKIKNHG
- a CDS encoding iron-containing alcohol dehydrogenase, whose translation is MNNFSFQNPVKIVFGKGSIAQLPKLIDKKYKIMLTYGGGSIFKNGVYEQVKKGLEGYNIVEFGGIEPNPTYETLMKAVEMGRSENVDFLLPVGGGSVLDGTKFIAAAIPYQGKDEWNDIVLGAKRYTGALPIGAVLTLPATGSEMNYYAVISRTETQEKYGMGSPVLYPKFSILDPETTFSLPKTQIANGLADAFVHVMEQYLTFDQNTPIQDRFAEGVLSTLIEVAPKVLKEKPEYEDMANYMWAATVALNGWISVGVAQDWATHAIGHEITALHGIDHARTLAVVLPHLMEYKKEQKLSKLVQYGKRVWDINADADQTANLAIEKTAAFFESLGIPSKASAYGIGEETIAEIEKRFAERNQKIGEHADITSTDIRKILELSIG
- a CDS encoding DUF1801 domain-containing protein, with translation MAKYELKTKVTDTSVLEFLERPENETKYNDSMRLIDIMQEASGEEPKMWGPSIIGFGNYHYKYASGHEGDMCKIGFSPRKDAFSLYLYFDKTEKQELLSRLGKHKAAKGCFYIKKLADIDENVLKEMIEKGIKYFKMEF
- a CDS encoding Gfo/Idh/MocA family oxidoreductase, with amino-acid sequence MKDNKQNNGRREFLKTGLLAAGSFFIVPRHVLGKGFLAPSDKLNLASIGAGGKGWSDINNAFNNGANNVVALCDVDFNQAKRAVEKWPNAKKFTDFRVMFEQMKGQIDGVTISAPDHIHGVAAMTAMQNGVHVYVQKPLTHNIYEARMLTEAARKYKIVSQMGNQGASNPGQQQMIEWFKKGMIGTVDTVYVWTNRPVWPQGIPVPKDKPALPESMSAENWDVFIGPAQYVDYHPLYHPFKWRGWWNFGTGALGDMGCHLIDPPFRVLELGYPTEVECSVGQVFTKDWTPEYIPEGCPPSSHVQLKFPASKKNKKDIKMIWTDGGIRPFHPDLIPANDSIGENGSGNGVMMMGSKGIMTCGTYGLTPKVYKNNGEVIEMPKDYATKNPYEKLPEYGHQVAWCDAVKEGFGGKIHQELTSSLDYSGPLTETVLMGNLAIRSYALGKKRTNGGLDFDGRKKLLWDGGNMKITNYDDANQFVGREYREGWKLI
- a CDS encoding TIGR00266 family protein, which codes for MKSHEIDYKILGEDIQVVEIELDPAETVVAEAGSMLYMEDGITFDTVMGDGSQPNQGFLGKLLQAGSRVLMGESLFMTHFTNRGNGKKKVAFAAPYPGTIKAVNLGEIFQNTLIVQKDAFLCAAMGTSISIHFNKRFGAGLFGGEGFILERITGDGLAFIHSGGVVMEKTLQNETLRIDTGCIVAFEPQLNFDIQSAGGLRSMIFGGEGMFLATLSGTGKVWIQSMPISKLIQRLTPYGGNATKEGGSIIGGLGNIFER
- a CDS encoding DUF3820 family protein, whose product is MFDKKILIEIVTEDMPFGKYKGTTLSDLPVSYLEWFMRKGGFPPGRLGQQLATVYEIKSNGLQEIITKLKAIYRSKPKARP